The candidate division KSB1 bacterium genome includes a window with the following:
- the rplX gene encoding 50S ribosomal protein L24: protein MHVRKDDMVLVITGDDRGKRGRVLKVFPEKNRVIVEGVNFIKRHTRPSQQNPQGGIVEKEAPIHVSNVMVICPKCNETTKVGVKVITDSRTGRATRVRYCKSCGEMLVKSS, encoded by the coding sequence ATGCACGTACGAAAAGACGATATGGTGCTGGTGATCACCGGTGACGACCGTGGCAAGCGCGGTCGGGTGCTGAAGGTGTTTCCCGAAAAGAACCGCGTGATCGTGGAGGGAGTCAACTTTATCAAACGGCACACGCGGCCGTCCCAACAGAACCCGCAGGGCGGCATTGTGGAGAAAGAGGCTCCGATCCATGTTTCCAATGTGATGGTCATTTGCCCCAAATGCAACGAGACGACCAAGGTGGGCGTCAAGGTCATCACTGACAGCCGCACTGGCCGGGCGACGCGCGTGCGCTACTGCAAAAGCTGCGGCGAGATGCTGGTAAAGAGCTCATAA
- the rplN gene encoding 50S ribosomal protein L14, with the protein MIQTYTRLNVADNTGAKRVMCIRILGGSKRRYATVGDVIVVTVKSALPGGSVKKGDLSKAVIVRTKKETRRPDGSYIRFDENAAVLINDAGEPKGTRIFGPVARELRDKQFLKIVSLASEVL; encoded by the coding sequence ATGATCCAGACGTACACACGGCTCAATGTGGCAGACAACACTGGCGCCAAGCGCGTCATGTGTATCCGCATCCTCGGCGGCAGTAAGCGTCGCTATGCGACCGTGGGCGATGTCATCGTCGTGACTGTCAAGTCGGCGCTCCCCGGGGGTAGCGTCAAGAAAGGCGATCTGAGCAAAGCAGTGATTGTACGCACCAAGAAGGAGACACGGCGCCCCGATGGTTCATACATCCGCTTTGACGAGAACGCCGCCGTGTTGATAAATGACGCTGGCGAGCCAAAAGGGACGCGCATCTTTGGCCCAGTGGCACGCGAGCTGCGCGACAAGCAGTTTCTGAAGATCGTCTCCCTTGCCTCTGAAGTGCTGTGA